In Xyrauchen texanus isolate HMW12.3.18 chromosome 13, RBS_HiC_50CHRs, whole genome shotgun sequence, a single genomic region encodes these proteins:
- the LOC127654256 gene encoding interleukin enhancer-binding factor 3-like, giving the protein MAQMRNFPRRREGPLPPRPPPAWDEQKAYEELLYWDNLIQEGVRVHPHDFERYEELRYWYDCLCYEEDLRQYNDYIVEYRKWEDVHLHPGEHHPMKPPPQRTFVYEDRYIRAKHSTVYPSAEQLDAVQNMVSHMEHGLKAVSDWLKEKEGASAGASVTASNSAQSKLHGVLRVGLVAKGLLLKDDMELELALLSRDMPTSSLLRLISGKLSEFIKDVTEDKYVITPSIQEAAVIVTSTKEPLLKLTIRLTSPLVREQVEKEAAGETCAESSPQDALDRQKCLAALASLRQAKWFQAKVSRLESCVLVIRILRDLCNRVSTWAPLKGWILELLCERAISTSERVLGPGEAFRRVLECLASGILLEDGPGISDPCERESTDASAHLTQQQREEITQSAQFALRLSAFGQLYKVLGMDRLISKAYRMPSGQITVPGPPVKRSRDSYDSGDSDMRLKFPRKEKTEPANALMKLNQLRPGTLYKLSSQTGPEHEPQFTMAVEVDGKTYEATGPSKRSAKLHVAQKVLQALGVPMSEIKTTDENKNKAAGVTAAPVVSAASVNQATPTGSEDGSEGGPILTKHGKNPIMELNEKRRSLKYELVSVKGRFNDKTFTIEVEVDGQKFQGSGSNKKLAKANAALAALERLFPEGSPADPLKKKRFPAMGYGMGGVYNAGRGRGRGRARGFNNTGSTFAGSTPSAEVALTPTVTTSSTPMNTQEDPSAALSAATYQAVPPPMAGYYNQYSQSFSQFKKPNNVGQGQNKNSNQAPLVGPDYGYGYQGAGMGMGPPGVPGPPGVGPTDFNYAAYYAPPGTATFGPPGTTPQSYGFTQSAYPNLGGYSSAANNTDYTFR; this is encoded by the exons ATGGCTCAAATGAGGAATTTTCCGAGGAGGAGGGAAGGGCCTCTTCCACCTCGACCACCACCCGCTTGGGATGAGCAAAAGGCCTATGAGGAGTTGCTGTACTGGGATAATCTCATTCAGGAGGGTGTACGCGTTCACCCACACGACTTCGAACG ATATGAAGAGCTGCGTTATTGGTATGACTGCTTGTGTTATGAGGAAGACCTCAGGCAGTACAACGATTACATCGTTGAGTACAGAAAGTGGGAAGACGTGCATTTGCATCCAGGAGAG CATCACCCAATGAAGCCACCACCCCAGCGCACGTTTGTGTATGAGGATCGCTATATCAGGGCCAAGCATTCAACTGTGTACCCATCAGCAGAACAGCTAGATGCGGTACAGAACATGGTGTCTCACATGGAGCATGGCCTGAAAGCTGTCTCTGACTGGCTGAAGGAAAAAGAGGGTGCTTCTGCTGGTGCTTCTGTGACTGCAAG TAATTCGGCTCAGAGTAAACTGCATGGGGTTTTGAGAGTGGGCCTGGTGGCAAAAGGACTCCTGCTGAAAGACGATATGGAACTAGAGTTGGCCCTTCTCTCCAGAGACATGCCCACCAGTTCTCTGCTCAGGCTGATTTCTGGAAAACTCTCAGAGTTCATAAAG GATGTTACTGAAGACAAATATGTCATCACCCCATCTATCCAAGAAGCTGCTGTTATTGTTACGAGCACGAAGGAGCCTCTTCTGAAACTGACCATCCGTCTGACCTCACCCCTGGTCAGGGAGCAGGTTGAAAAAGAGGCTGCTGGAG AAACGTGCGCGGAAAGCTCTCCGCAGGACGCTCTGGACAGGCAGAAATGCCTGGCTGCTCTGGCGTCTCTCCGCCAGGCCAAGTGGTTCCAG gcTAAAGTTTCCAGACTTGAGTCGTGTGTTCTCGTGATTCGGATCTTGCGGGACTTGTGTAACCGTGTTTCAACCTGGGCACCCCTCAAAGGCTGG ATTCTTGAACTGCTCTGTGAGAGGGCTATTTCAACCAGCGAGAGGGTGCTGGGACCAGGAGAGGCATTCCGGAGAGTTCTGGAGTGTCTTGCGTCAGGGATACTATTGGAGG acgGCCCAGGCATTTCTGATCCCTGTGAGCGAGAGAGCACTGATGCCTCTGCCCATCTTACCCAGCAACAGCGAGAAGAAATTACTCAGAGTGCACAG TTTGCCTTGAGACTGTCAGCATTTGGACAGCTTTACAAAGTGCTTGGAATGGACCGCCTCATTTCCAAAGCCTATCGAATGCCCAGTGGGCAAATCACAG TGCCTGGTCCCCCAGTAAAGAGATCAAGGGATTCTTATGATTCAGGAGATTCTGATATGAGGCTGAAGTTTCCAAGGAAAG AAAAGACAGAGCCAGCAAACGCCCTTATGAAGTTGAACCAGCTGCGGCCTGGGACACTATACAAGCTGTCTTCACAGACCGGGCCTGAACATGAACCTCAATTCACCATGGCTGTCGAGGTGGATGGGAAAACATATGAGGCTACAGGCCCCTCCAAACGCAGCGCCAAGCTTCATGTAGCCCAGAAA GTTCTGCAGGCACTTGGTGTGCCCATGTCAGAGATCAAGACTACTGATGAAAATAAGAACAAGGCTGCAGGTGTAACTGCAGCCCCGGTAGTGAGTGCGGCTTCAGTTAATCAAGCCACGCCCACTGGATCTGAAGATGGTTCTGAG GGTGGGCCCATCCTTACCAAACATGGCAAAAATCCCATCATGGAGCTTAACGAGAAGCGGCGAAGCCTGAAATATGAGCTAGTCTCTGTCAAGGGACGCTTCAACGACAAGACCTTCACTATTGAG GTAGAGGTTGATGGACAGAAATTCCAAGGTTCTGGATCAAATAAGAAATTAGCCAAAGCTAATGCAGCCCTTGCAGCTTTAGAACGACTCTTTCCAGAGGGTTCTCCTGCTGACCCACTCAAGAAAAAGCGATTTCCTGCTATG GGTTATGGCATGGGTGGTGTATACAATGCCGGTAGAGGAAGAGGCCGTGGTAGAGCCAGAGGATTCAACAACACTGGCTCAACGTTTGCAG GGTCTACCCCTAGCGCTGAAGTTGCCCTAACCCCAACTGTTACCACCTCCAGCACACCTATGAACACCCAGGAGGACCCGTCTGCAGCCTTGAGCGCAGCCACCTACCAAGCTGTCCCTCCTCCTATGGCCGGCTATTATAATCAGTACAGCCAGTCCTTTTCGCAGTTCAAAAAACCCAATAATGTGGGTCAGGGCCAGAACAAAAACTCAAATCAAGCTCCTCTTGTAGGACCAGACTATGGCTATGGTTATCAAGGTGCTGGCATGGGTATGGGGCCACCCGGTGTGCCAGGACCACCTGGTGTGGGGCCGACTGATTTCAATTATGCTG CATACTATGCACCACCTGGTACAGCAACGTTTGGGCCACCTGGTACCACTCCCCAGAGCTATGGCTTCACCCAGAGTGCCTACCCCAACCTGGGTGGCTACAGCAGTGCAGCCAATAACACAGACTACACCTTCAGATAA